One Sulfurimonas sp. HSL-3221 genomic window, GAAGATCTCCTGCTCCTTGATGAGCATGTCGAGTTTGAGCTTGTGCACCTTCTTCTTTTTCTGGGGATGCATGATGTTCTGCAGCACCTCGTCGACGATATAGAAGGCCCGGGCGATCCCGCCGAAGGGGTTGAGCATCTCTTCGTAGTCGATGATCTCCTCGGTGAGCAGTTTGGAGCCCTCTTCGAGCAGGGCGCGGTTGCGGATACGGTCGTACTCGTCGCTGCTGATCAGGTCGATCAGTGCCGTCATTTCGCGCAGGGAGTTGTCGCCGGCACTGTACTCCTCTTTGAGCAGCGCCAGGAAGATCACCTCCTCCTTGCCTTCGAGCTCGCTGGTACGGAGGTACTTCTCCAGAGCGATCTCCGACGTCGTCTGCGCGATCCGCTCCCCGATCCGTTTTTCGAGGATCTCCAGCTTGTTCTGCAGCCGATGGATGGAGAGGGACTGCTCGTTGCCCTGGTGGCGGACGGTACTGATCTTCTGGTAGAGCTCGATGCGGAAGAACTGATCCTGGAGGTACTCCAGGTGGTCTTCGTAGGGTTTGATCTCGGGCAGCGTCATCTCCAGCGACCCCAGCTCCAGCAGCCGCAGGAACGGGGTGCTCAGCGCGACCTGCGTATTGAGCAGCTCCAGGTTGCACGCCTCGCTGACCTTGAGCGGCGTGAAGCTCTGCTGGGCGATCCATCCGAGCTCCAGCAGGTTCTTGATCTGATCGAGGTGGGCGAGGTAGCCGTACTCCTCCTCCCCGAAAAGCTCCTGCAGCAGCTCCAGCACCCCGCTGTCCTCCTGCCCGGTGATGTAGCGGCGCGCCATCGTCTGAAGGATCTTGGCCTCTTCAACACCGCACTTGAGCTGGGCGAAGATGGTGCTCTGCTCCACCTCCCCGCGTTCGACGAACTCCACCAGATATTTCACTTCAGTCACTTCCTTTGTTGTGTTCGGAACCTAGAAACGGTATTCCGCGCCCAGTGTCACCAGGATGGCGGCCGTATTCGTGAAGGTCCCGTCGATATTGTTGTCGTTGACGGTGCCGTCGATTCTGCGGTCCTCTTTGTGGTCATAGAGGATGCCGCCGCCGAGGTTCCACGCGTCGTCCATGCGGTAGCGCGCCCCCGCGGAGAAGATGACGGCATTGGCATCGGGCAGCTCGAAGTTGAGCGTCTTCTCGGGAATAGGGGTCTCGTCGATCGCGATGCCCGCCATCAGCGTCCACGCGTCGAGCCCCTGCGTCACGCCCAGGCGGTAGACGTTCGTATCTTTCCAGTTCTTCGGGATCGGGTCGTCGAAGTACATGGCCAGCGCCCCGATGTCGGTGTCGTAATCAAAGTCCAGGTCCTTGAAGGCGGACCAATAATCTTTTTCATACACGAATTCGACCGTCGTCGCCTGCGACGTCCCCTCGTTGAAGGTGTACGCCGCCGCCACCTGCAGGACCGCCGGCAGCGGCAGGCTGACCGAACCGCCGGTGTCGTAAAGCAGGGTACCGTTATAGGCGCCGTCGTCGGGGAAATAGAGTTTTGCATCCCCTTCGATATTGAATTCGATGCCGCTGCGGTAGGTCGCCGCGAGTTTGAGCGCCTCCGTCGGACGGTAGCTCAGCGCCAGGTTGTACCCGAACGCGAACCCGTCGCCCGCCATGTCCCGTGAACCGATGGAACCGCTTTTCACGACGCCCTGCACGTAGAGCGCCCGCAGGCCGCCCCCGACGGAGAGCTCAGGGCTGATTCGGTAGGCGACCGTGGGGTTGAACTCGATGGTCTGCACGGTCACTTCCCAGGCGTAGCTTCTCGCCGGCTGGTCGTTCCAGCGCTTGGAAAGCCCGCCCGGCGAAAGCATGGAGGCACCGAAGCGCCAGTCGCCGAAGGCCGGGGAGATGTAGTGCAGCGTCGGGACGAAGAAGTGTTCAGGTTCCGCATCGGAGCCGCTCGTATCCGTGCCGACGACCCCAGCCTGGGGCGCGGAGCCGTTGAAGTGCACCCCGGTCAGGCCGATATAGGTCAGGGCCGCTTCCGCCTTCTGCGCGGCATCGCCGAAGACCATATTCGCCGGATTGTAGTAGGTCGCATCTGCCCCGTTGGCGTTGGCGGCATAGGCCGCTGCCAGCGCCAGGCTGTTGATTGAGTTTTCGGGAATGCGGTATCCCCCGGCCGTCAATGCCGTAGCCGCCGTCGCCAACAGAAGCGCTCTCTTCATCTATCCCTCTCCTCATCCCTAGAGTCTATCTATAAGCTTATGGTATCCAATTGCCCCATAGAATTATCATAATACCGTGGTGCGCCGCCGCTAATCGTGGCTCGCTGTTTTGATGCGTTTAATCTCATTTTATAGCGATCTCCTCTATAGTAACAGCAGCACTAACAACGAAGAGAGGGAATGACCTATGGGAAGATTGCGTCTCCATCCGCTATACAGCGCCGCGGCGCTGCTGCTCGCCACGGCGGGCGCACAGGGTGCCGGGTTCGGCATTATTGAGAATTCCGCCTCGGGCATGGGCGTGGCCTATGCATCGGGCGGGGCGGCGGCAGAGGACGCCTCGACCGTCTGGTTCAACCCCGCCTCGATGACGCTGCTTGGGGGCCAGAACGTCGTCGGGGCGATCAATGCCATCCTCCCCTCGGCCGATTTCAGCAACAACGGCTCCACCTTCGCCGACGGCAGCGCTCTCGGCGGCCCCGATGCGAACAGCAACACCCCGGCCCTGATCCCGACCTTCTACTACAGCGGGCAGATCGATGATCAGCTCTTTGTGGGGCTCAGCATCAATGCCCCCTTCGGGTTGGTGACAGAGTATAACGACGACTGGGTCGGACGCTACCACGCCGTGGAATCCGATCTCAAAACCGTCAACATCAACC contains:
- a CDS encoding ATP-binding protein, whose protein sequence is MKYLVEFVERGEVEQSTIFAQLKCGVEEAKILQTMARRYITGQEDSGVLELLQELFGEEEYGYLAHLDQIKNLLELGWIAQQSFTPLKVSEACNLELLNTQVALSTPFLRLLELGSLEMTLPEIKPYEDHLEYLQDQFFRIELYQKISTVRHQGNEQSLSIHRLQNKLEILEKRIGERIAQTTSEIALEKYLRTSELEGKEEVIFLALLKEEYSAGDNSLREMTALIDLISSDEYDRIRNRALLEEGSKLLTEEIIDYEEMLNPFGGIARAFYIVDEVLQNIMHPQKKKKVHKLKLDMLIKEQEIFELIDPITSLDDVVLNPSTRRVLDNLMHQMDKRVVQRLVEWGVKNKKQGVDARIIFYGPPGTGKTMTAYSLSKSLKRQVLSFDCSKILSMYVGESEKNVRKIFDTYKELTEKTKTEPVLLLNEADQFLSARSSGTGSSAEQMHNQMQNIFLEQIESFKGILIATTNLLENIDSAFSRRFNYKIEFKRPDREQRRTLWEKMLPVKAPYAEDFDIEKLAGYDLSGGQISLVIKNTAFNVATMEEPLFTLEAFVEEIEKEKRGTFDTEKAMGFLQG
- a CDS encoding OmpP1/FadL family transporter; translated protein: MKRALLLATAATALTAGGYRIPENSINSLALAAAYAANANGADATYYNPANMVFGDAAQKAEAALTYIGLTGVHFNGSAPQAGVVGTDTSGSDAEPEHFFVPTLHYISPAFGDWRFGASMLSPGGLSKRWNDQPARSYAWEVTVQTIEFNPTVAYRISPELSVGGGLRALYVQGVVKSGSIGSRDMAGDGFAFGYNLALSYRPTEALKLAATYRSGIEFNIEGDAKLYFPDDGAYNGTLLYDTGGSVSLPLPAVLQVAAAYTFNEGTSQATTVEFVYEKDYWSAFKDLDFDYDTDIGALAMYFDDPIPKNWKDTNVYRLGVTQGLDAWTLMAGIAIDETPIPEKTLNFELPDANAVIFSAGARYRMDDAWNLGGGILYDHKEDRRIDGTVNDNNIDGTFTNTAAILVTLGAEYRF